A stretch of the Aegilops tauschii subsp. strangulata cultivar AL8/78 chromosome 4, Aet v6.0, whole genome shotgun sequence genome encodes the following:
- the LOC109787590 gene encoding kinase-interacting family protein — protein sequence MEKVMLHQQEQEARAPAPTCPPWLQAAIADIEQRVRALAAGVPDDDAAAAAADHSFAERAENYYRRRPQLLALLTDLHHRYLYLADRYAQSLLANAKSHSHHLSSDCSSDVDDRSSDAGSSLSYQPHSGIADDHHPAAPALAFPASADGELVVAELVMAWVDRDVLADEADRRRAESARKIDLQGSLLEVLESERLVLLGENARLAFRASAAEEEAAAAAAELGYTRRRAADMARLAVKLRDDHRACMLGRKVEALQAQVYGLELRNRECFEAMAAWEAERKAGVAEIERLRAENRRLAAEAAQAAAASRRKRGGGKGGGNGWWWLARVRLAAEWTPCAPSSVTVRKVGEQMKGGKYNGGCFCL from the coding sequence ACATCGAGCAGCGCGTGCGCGCGTTGGCGGCCGGCGTGCCGGAcgacgacgcggcggcggcggccgcggaCCACTCCTTCGCCGAGCGCGCCGAGAACTActaccgccgccgcccgcagctgCTCGCGCTCCTCACCGACCTCCACCACCGCTACCTCTACCTCGCCGACCGCTACGCCCAGTCCCTCCTCGCCAACGCCAAGTCCCACTCCCACCACCTCAGCTCCGACTGCTCCTCCGACGTCGACGACCGCTCCTCCGACGCCGGCAGCTCCCTCTCCTACCAGCCCCACTCCGGCATCGCCGATGACCACCACCCCGCTGCTCCGGCGCTCGCGTTCCCGGCCTCGGCGGACGGCGAGCTGGTGGTGGCGGAGCTGGTGATGGCGTGGGTGGACCGGGACGTGCTGGCGGACGAGGCGGACCGCCGGAGGGCCGAGTCGGCGCGCAAGATCGACCTGCAGGGGAGCCTGCTGGAGGTGCTCGAGTCGGAGCGCCTGGTCCTGCTGGGCGAGAACGCGCGCCTGGCCttccgcgcctccgccgccgaggaggaggccgcggccgccgccgccgagctcggcTACACGCGCCGCCGCGCGGCCGACATGGCCCGGCTGGCCGTGAAGCTGCGGGACGACCACCGGGCGTGCATGCTGGGGCGCAAGGTCGAGGCGCTGCAGGCGCAGGTGTACGGGCTGGAGCTCCGCAACCGCGAGTGCTTCGAGGCCATGGCCGCCTGGGAGGCCGAGCGCAAGGCCGGCGTCGCCGAGATCGAACGCCTCCGCGCCGAGAACCGCCGCCTCGCCGCGGAGGCCGCCCAGGCTGCGGCTGCATCGAGGAGGAAGCGTGGGGGCGGCAAGGGTGGCGGGAACGGGTGGTGGTGGCTGGCGAGGGTGCGGCTGGCGGCGGAGTGGACGCCGTGCGCGCCGTCGTCGGTGACGGTGAGGAAGGTCGGCGAGCAGATGAAGGGCGGCAAGTACAACGGCGGCTGCTTCTGCCTGTAG